Sequence from the Argentina anserina chromosome 7, drPotAnse1.1, whole genome shotgun sequence genome:
CGAGGAGATCGTGGCCTGTCGCACCTTTGATTACAATTGTCATTCCCCCGGCATCTGTGGAAATGAGTTGCTCGGTAGCTTTGTGGCCTAACGCAATCCAGTATTAATGTAATGTATAGAGTGAGTGCTATGTCAAACCAAGTATGACATTAGTTAATAGCAGTCCTTATTGCGACCTTTAGCTCTTAAACTTGTATGGTCTAACTACCTGTTGCTCATATCAGACTATCAGTCTTATGGAAGTGATTTTGAACTAGTCTTAACTTTAATCGAACAAATTGACTGAATTCAggtttaagaaaaaaaaaatcagccaGCAACAGAGAAGCTGTCATCAAATTCATTGAACTTTACAACTTACAGTCTTATTTCACAATGACAAATCACAGGAGGCTGATATTAACAGAGTTGCCCAAGGGTAAGAATCCAATCGCCTTTCGGCTTAATTGGGTCTTCAGGTTTAAAGAACTTCCAATGCTCAATAGTTATCTATGATTGTAAAATTTACCCTGCGCAAGAGTGCCCAAATGAAATAATGCCGGCATAGAGCATCAGCTCTCAAACGATTCTCCAGCATAGTACTGTTTGTGGACCATTTTTCTGTAATCTgtacaaaataattaaatataagaCCCTCAACCTTCAATGCGAAGAGTTGGAGTAAGAGGATTTGGTAATCTACATTAGTAATAATTAGGCCCTTGTCATCTGAAGTAAttatcataatataaaagTCAAGAAGCAGGTTTACTAGGACCAACTGATGAAGATGTTGCAACGTGCAagctataaagttgtgaatgaTAAGCCAGTTTGGGTTTTAAAAATATCAACAAACTCCAATATAAAGGgctgaaacacactccacttcaaatataatttgatatctaaggtaaataggaaaagaaaactaaCCTTCCTTATTACTCAACAGAGCAGCAGCATAGCTGTTGAGGGGGCTCTCTGGGTTTGGCTCTGCATGTGAGCGATAACCAATAGTCAGGCAAGAATGTAGATGTTTACGAGAAAGTTCATGAAAGTAAGACAAAGCTGACCTCCCAGTAGACTTTGAATGGACAGAAGAATAGTCCTGCAGTCATAAGCAGAAGACCACTTGTCCTATTGAATGAAAAGCAAAATCAACATCAGCTTGAGAATGTACAAAGAAGGAAGAAACTGAGCAATATTCGATATCATCCACCAAACTTCTGATATTGGAATAGGAATTTACACAGTGCCCTTGAAATAAGGACACTGACCCTACGGGATGGTTCCAATTTTTAAAGGGTATTGGCATTTGTCAAGTCCCCTGAACATCAACTTCATATAAGTTCTACTAACATTTAGATTTCTCCTCCACACACTACTTTCCATTTTATCATTATAATAATCTTAAGACCATGAATCGATCTCCTTAATACCCACTAGAGATAATGCAAGCATCATATGGTTAACCAACACTACCATATTAAAGACAGTGAGTAAGAGTTTTCACACTTCATCCTCCTGAGTTTAGTAGCACAAGACTGGAATCAGTTtaccggaaaaaaaaaaaagacagatACCTGCAGGATGTCAAGGCAAATGTTGCCAAACTGATCAACATTTGGATGGAAGCACATTGTCTCAAACTTGACTAGTGGTGGCTTGAAAGGATAATCCATAGGAAATCTCAAAGAGAGTTTGTAAGATAAACCCTCATACAAAGTTCCTTTACCACCTTCGATTGTGCCAATCCATGTAAAAATGCTCTCACCTTCAGGAAAAGCTGATACTCCAAGTTCTCCTCCACTCATCTGAAAGCAAGGAAATATAGATACTGAAAAGTGAGAGTAGAACATAATTATCTGTAAGAACTATAATAAAGAGTAACAAATACCACCAACAACCAATTGATGTAAAATATGTAAAGGCTGAATACTTCAGAGTATATGATGAGGCCAGTAGCTATATGTCAGAAACACAAAAGAAAACTCAAGTTAATGCTGCTAGCTACTAGGTACACTTGTTAATTCACCATAATAATGAATATTCAAATTGTGAAGGAGCGTGAGGTTCTTCCAGACTGAGAATAGTCTCTAGATTGAGGcagatttattttatttatcaaCTCCGAGACATAAGCGACAATGTGTATCCATTTCCATTAGTACGTTAAATACTACACATTTAGTGCGAATGAAGAGAGTTTGACTGATCCAACTCAAGTAGCAGAAGCAGTGTAAAAGTAGCAAGTAGCAACAGATCCTGGGACTATCAAAATTACTAATACTAAACTGCCGGGCATATAAGAGACTATTTTCAAATAGAAGTGGCAATCAATTATGTCATTTTCTGAAGAGAGTACAGTTGTCAGCCCCACTTAAAAGGCTTGATGATTTAGGACATCCAACAACCTCTTATTCCCAGAGGAGGTGTTGTTGTGTGTAACTGGATTGGATGTTACCATAGATCGCCTAGTTCCAAACTCTTGGGTTACACTTGATACCATTTCCAGAAGTCGAAAGGATAACAATGGCTAAGACACACTAATCAACCTTCACGAACGGATTAGAATACACACGAGCACACACCTAGCCTCTACATTATAAAACCTCATGACTATCAAGAATCAAGCTACTCCCTTTTAGTTTGTCGATTATGCCAACGTCTCAACTTGAAAAATCAAGAGGAATCCACCCTCTATCGCACATCCAGGCCACTATAGAACAAGCATTACACCAGCAGAGCACCTAAGGAGCAATGGTGAACTTAACAGAGGTGCTCTGACAAAGACAGAGATTGACTAGTATATATCTAATCACTCAACCCTAGTATTTCTGCAGcttctacatatatatacgtgCACAAAATACATGGTGTCCGATTTTCCAATTTTATCTCAATCTGTTTATAACCCCTGAATCCCTGATAATGACAGCAATCTAAATTAAGAGCACCCTTCATCCCAAACCAAGAAACCTACACACTTTCGATAATATTACACAACTTCAATGAAACTCCTTTGAAAACCTACACATTTACACAGGACATAAGATTCTTAGGCTACCCACTACAAGCTTCTAGCAACAGTTCATAACCAAGTTCATATGAATCAGGAATCAATATGAAACCACTGCAAACCCAGTTCAGGATTACATATTTACAATCAAAACTAACTCTGCCAATAACAAAGAAAGCTCTAAATCACCAAGAAGTATCAAAATCAAAGAACCAAGGAAGAAAAACAGATAGAGAAAAAGCTTTACATACCATTAGAGACATCAACTCCTTCTGAAGCCTACAAAGATTGAAACAATACCCAACAACATGAACATCAAAGACTTCAACTTTTtccttcaaaaacaaaaaaaaaagactccCAACTTTTTGGGGGATCAAAAACAGAAAGGACCAACCTTTGAGAAACAGAGGAGGAGTCGACGGAAATGGGAGCAGCCTGAGGCTTTTTCTGAGAGGAATTGCGCTGGGTATGCTGCGGCGGCTCCGACGAGTTGTCCGCCGTCGGATTGGATCGGATTTCCATGATCAATCCTCGCTTGTCTGATCAACTTTGTTCttgctt
This genomic interval carries:
- the LOC126802600 gene encoding uncharacterized protein LOC126802600, with the translated sequence MEIRSNPTADNSSEPPQHTQRNSSQKKPQAAPISVDSSSVSQRLQKELMSLMMSGGELGVSAFPEGESIFTWIGTIEGGKGTLYEGLSYKLSLRFPMDYPFKPPLVKFETMCFHPNVDQFGNICLDILQDKWSSAYDCRTILLSIQSLLGEPNPESPLNSYAAALLSNKEDYRKMVHKQYYAGESFES